In Anaerobacillus isosaccharinicus, one genomic interval encodes:
- the atpD gene encoding F0F1 ATP synthase subunit beta, whose translation MNKGRVTQVMGPVVDVKFNRGELPEIYNALKISHKAQSAGEVDIELTLEVALHLGDDSVRTVAMASTDGVVRGLEVLNTGAPISVPVGEVTLGRVFNVLGENIDLDAPLAADTRRDPIHRAAPKYDELSTTTEILETGIKVVDLLAPYIKGGKIGLFGGAGVGKTVLIQELINNIAQEHGGISVFAGVGERTREGNDLFHEMSDSGVIKKTAMVFGQMNEPPGARMRVALTGLTMAEYFRDDQGADVLLFIDNIFRFTQAGSEVSALLGRMPSAVGYQPTLATEMGQLQERITSTKKGSVTSIQAIYVPADDYTDPAPATAFAHLDATTNLERKLSEMGIYPAVDPLASTSRALAPEIVGKEHYDVALRVQQTLQKYKELQDIIAILGMDELSEEDKQIVHRARRIQFFLSQNFHVAEQFTGQPGSYVPVKETINGFKEILEGKYDTLPEDAFRLVGRIEEVVEKAKQMA comes from the coding sequence ATGAACAAAGGACGCGTAACTCAAGTTATGGGACCTGTTGTTGACGTAAAGTTCAACCGCGGTGAACTACCTGAGATTTATAACGCTTTAAAGATCTCTCATAAAGCACAAAGTGCTGGTGAAGTTGATATTGAGTTAACATTAGAAGTTGCACTTCACTTAGGTGACGATTCGGTTCGTACAGTTGCAATGGCTTCTACAGACGGTGTTGTCCGTGGATTAGAAGTATTAAATACTGGCGCTCCAATCTCTGTACCAGTAGGTGAAGTAACATTAGGACGTGTATTCAACGTATTAGGGGAAAACATCGACTTAGACGCGCCGCTTGCGGCTGACACTAGAAGAGACCCTATTCACAGAGCAGCACCTAAGTACGATGAGCTTTCTACAACTACTGAAATCCTTGAAACAGGAATTAAAGTAGTAGACTTACTTGCTCCTTATATTAAAGGTGGTAAGATCGGTCTATTCGGTGGTGCCGGTGTAGGTAAAACCGTTTTAATCCAAGAATTAATCAATAACATCGCTCAAGAGCACGGTGGTATCTCGGTATTCGCTGGTGTAGGTGAGCGTACTCGTGAAGGAAATGACCTTTTCCACGAGATGAGTGATTCTGGAGTTATCAAAAAAACAGCCATGGTATTCGGTCAGATGAATGAGCCGCCTGGAGCACGTATGCGTGTTGCCTTAACGGGTCTTACAATGGCAGAATATTTCCGTGATGATCAAGGTGCAGACGTACTTTTATTCATCGATAACATTTTCCGCTTTACACAAGCAGGTTCTGAAGTATCAGCTCTTCTTGGTCGTATGCCTTCAGCGGTAGGTTACCAACCAACATTAGCAACTGAAATGGGTCAGCTTCAAGAACGTATCACGTCAACTAAAAAAGGTTCAGTAACGTCGATCCAAGCGATCTATGTACCAGCCGATGACTATACGGATCCAGCTCCAGCTACAGCATTCGCTCACTTAGATGCAACAACTAACCTTGAGCGTAAGCTTTCTGAGATGGGTATCTACCCAGCAGTAGATCCACTAGCTTCAACTTCAAGAGCACTTGCTCCTGAAATCGTTGGTAAAGAGCATTATGATGTAGCACTTCGTGTTCAGCAAACACTTCAAAAGTATAAAGAATTACAAGATATCATCGCCATCTTAGGTATGGACGAGTTATCTGAAGAAGACAAGCAGATTGTACATCGCGCTCGTCGTATTCAGTTCTTCTTATCACAAAACTTCCACGTTGCTGAGCAATTCACTGGACAACCAGGTTCATACGTACCAGTTAAAGAAACAATCAATGGATTCAAAGAAATCCTTGAAGGTAAGTACGATACCCTTCCAGAAGACGCATTCCGTCTTGTTGGACGTATTGAAGAAGTTGTTGAAAAAGCGAAGCAAATGGCATAG